A region from the Fusarium musae strain F31 chromosome 1, whole genome shotgun sequence genome encodes:
- a CDS encoding hypothetical protein (EggNog:ENOG41), whose translation MQVVSNIRCRPNGDPQSFLQVDSFELLLDLRKQLAVVIAKYVVITKWKRVLDVFAESLSEE comes from the exons ATGCAGGTGGTTTCGAATATCCGATGTCGCCCTAATGGTGATCCCCAGTCGTTTCTTCAGGTTGACAGCTTTgagctccttcttgacctccgCAAACAACTCGCTGTTGTTATAGCTAAGTACGTTGTGATTACCAAGTGGAAACGAGTCTTGGATGTATTTGCTGAAAG TCTATCggaagaatga